A part of Rhinolophus ferrumequinum isolate MPI-CBG mRhiFer1 chromosome 11, mRhiFer1_v1.p, whole genome shotgun sequence genomic DNA contains:
- the LOC117029783 gene encoding LOW QUALITY PROTEIN: NXPE family member 2 (The sequence of the model RefSeq protein was modified relative to this genomic sequence to represent the inferred CDS: substituted 1 base at 1 genomic stop codon), protein MFLHPEAPLDPTFSPAETELRIKGIIEKLNQLIPPRPFTDMNTTTNAAHSTVTILTPQDTYCKGDQLEIPVEMRDHLGHRKEYGGDFLKARMSSAALKAGASGKVTDFNNGTYLVSFTLFWESQVSLSLLLIHPSDGVSALXRARNQGYDRVIFRGHFASGTCSVFSECGLTLNSSTELCKYLDDRDQGAFYCLRPPHGPCETLTCVTTGKNNISKEESDERQEGGQSQTYHEESVTGV, encoded by the coding sequence ATGTTCTTACATCCTGAAGCACCACTGGATCCAACATTTTCACCAGCAGAGACCGAGCTAAGAATAAAGGGAATCATAGAGAAACTAAACCAGCTGATCCCACCCAGACCCTTCACCGACATGAACACCACCACCAATGCCGCACACAGCACAGTCACCATCCTCACCCCTCAAGACACATACTGCAAAGGGGATCAGCTAGAAATCCCAGTGGAGATGAGGGACCACTTGGGACACAGGAAGGAATATGGCGGGGATTTCCTGAAGGCCAGGATGTCCTCCGCAGCCCTGAAGGCAGGCGCTTCAGGAAAGGTGACAGACTTCAACAATGGCACCTACCTTGTCAGCTTCACTCTGTTCTGGGAGAGCcaggtctctctgtctctcctgctcATCCACCCCAGTGATGGGGTGTCAGCTCTCTAGAGGGCAAGGAACCAAGGTTATGACAGGGTGATATTCAGGGGCCACTTTGCCAGTGGCACCTGCAGCGTTTTCTCTGAATGTGGCCTGACCCTAAACTCAAGCACTGAATTGTGCAAGTACCTGGATGATCGAGACCAAGGGGCCTTCTACTGCTTGAGGCCTCCACACGGTCCTTGTGAGACCCTGACCTGTGTCACCACCGGGAAGAATAACATTTCCAAGGAGGAAAGTGATGAAAGACAGGAAGGTGGCCAGAGCCAGACATATCATGAAGAATCTGTTACAGGAGTTTAG